Proteins co-encoded in one Setaria viridis chromosome 9, Setaria_viridis_v4.0, whole genome shotgun sequence genomic window:
- the LOC117837876 gene encoding uncharacterized protein isoform X1: protein MASIARGRSRRRESDGSSERNAARSTVTSPDHHGVVPSRKQATCPGILSDSMFAAVNRQSKSRKGSVVPMKMLIDEEFSNDVNARHISPGAVGRLMGLDSLPSSGTHNQHVYTRSHAPKTSPVGFHESIPHRRSADDIIDVFEVMEATKTKMHRSPRSKNGNTSSRSDKTDSADIDFIRQKFIDAKRLSTDESLHMSEEFNETLDALVSNRDVLLEFLQKFDPVVRRDLHKRDSPSSTANCITILKPSRRNQSTATESNFSEQKEVKHSLRKPYPNVSYQSLKEESGSLRQKLSRSGHHENAGNQGCPTRIVVLKPSLEKPHDVEGALPLHHEISHSDYRKHKEYQDVGRWSPYTEDYMCQVPLGDSETLGRMGKGSREIAREITKQMRAVRGGSRKHVVNSETITFASDERSQFLSSVSKHKTPEAIHRSSEICDVWPSSSFNSSPTYSAETSVSKEAKRHLSNRWKKTHQCQDQVTDSDGFSTLGDVLALSDQEASKVATHKMACRKCPKGEVQSDRMQGSCIYPLGISSNDGWRDTAASKLTRSKSLPPSFIRGVQKSNNRKRAGSVRYNEFSMLKDVLKVGPHYSEYACRGRQRQSLGRDSTIHGDESDLMSPDNEETMVVEREIHVNYEEPVNITAVPDTSEQSLHPANLDHELDAVGVLATSSAIPGSNRTPLSSTGQNQQMLKQTAAAALDECLLDPNLDEIKFSIQDERIEYHQADDYPTIYDPTIESDSLVGIDHRQGDGNQTLCIPPNGSESPTSSNKDDQQSPVSVLESSMDAEDVYSGDFEKISADLQELRMQLRLLKRETTDGGDDTELFILSDNETACQPLPEMEESHAFRDEEERDFSYVLDMLTGLGIHAANQDELLENCYLLECPAGADLYDELENKYSSLILWPPAERKLLFDITSVVLRDIITSLMQSCSKGLLRMCLPGWDHEEFAEMVWQRVVQLRQEMVFNQESLLLSVEWASSEDGAYLVGSDIGCILQEDLLEEIIADFLGVAKSTKLCG, encoded by the exons GAGTTGTGCCTTCTAGGAAACAAGCAACTTGTCCAGGGATACTATCTGATTCTATG TTTGCTGCGGTTAACAGGCAAAGTAAATCAAGAAAAGGCAGTGTTGTACCAATGAAAATGCTAATAGACGAAGAATTCTCAAATGATGTCAATGCTAGGCACATTTCACCAGGTGCTGTAGGGAGGTTAATGGGTCTTGATTCGCTGCCTTCATCTGGAACCCATAACCAGCATGTATATACCCGAAGTCATGCACCAAAGACTTCACCTGTTGGTTTTCATGAAAGCATTCCACACAGGAGAAGTGCAGATGATATAATTGATGTTTTCGAAGTTATGGAGGCCACAAAAACAAAGATGCACCGGAGCCCAAGATCTAAAAATGGAAATACAAGTTCCAGATCTGACAAGACTGACAGTGCTGATATAGATTTCATAAGGCAGAAATTTATAGATGCCAAGCGTCTTTCTACTGATGAATCCCTTCATATGTCAGAAGAATTTAATGAGACACTTGATGCATTAGTATCTAACAGGGATGTTTTGTTGGAATTTCTTCAAAAATTTGATCCTGTTGTCAGAAGGGACCTGCATAAGCGTGATTCTCCATCCTCTACCGCAAACTGCATAACGATATTGAAGCCATCTCGAAGAAATCAAAGTACTGCCACTGAGAGCAACTTCAGTGAGCAAAAGGAAGTGAAACATTCTTTGAGGAAGCCATATCCTAACGTGTCCTATCAATCCCTAAAAGAAGAGTCTGGTTCATTGAGGCAGAAACTGTCAAGGTCCGGTCACCATGAAAATGCTGGAAATCAAGGCTGTCCCACCCGGATTGTTGTCTTGAAGCCAAGTCTTGAGAAACCCCATGATGTTGAAGGAGCCCTTCCCCTGCATCATGAAATCTCTCATTCTGATTATAGGAAGCACAAAGAATATCAAGATGTTGGTAGATGGAGTCCGTATACTGAAGATTACATGTGTCAGGTGCCCCTTGGAGATTCTGAAACATTAGGCCGTATGGGGAAGGGATCTAGAGAAATTGCTAGGGAGATCACCAAACAAATGAGAGCTGTTAGGGGTGGAAGTAGGAAACATGTTGTCAACTCAGAGACCATAACTTTTGCTTCAGATGAAAGGTCACAGTTCCTGTCATCTGTTTCTAAGCACAAGACTCCAGAGGCAATTCATAGATCTTCTGAGATATGTGATGTTTGGCCTTCTTCCAGCTTCAACTCTTCACCAACATATTCAGCTGAAACATCAGTAAGCAAGGAAGCAAAGAGACACCTCTCTAACAGATGGAAGAAGACCCATCAGTGTCAGGATCAAGTAACTGATAGTGATGGCTTCAGCACACTCGGGGATGTGCTTGCTCTCTCAGATCAGGAAGCATCAAAAGTTGCTACCCACAAAATGGCATGCAGGAAATGTCCCAAGGGAGAAGTTCAGAGTGATAGAATGCAAGGCTCATGCATCTATCCTCTTGGCATCAGCAGCAATGATGGATGGAGAGACACGGCTGCTAGTAAATTGACAAGGTCCAAATCTCTTCCACCATCCTTCATCCGCGGAGTTCAAAAGTCGAACAATAGAAAACGAGCTGGTAGTGTTAGGTATAATGAGTTTTCAATGCTTAAAGATGTTCTGAAGGTGGGACCGCACTATTCTGAGTATGCATGTCGTGGCAGGCAAAGACAATCTCTGGGTAGAGATTCTACAATACATGGTGATGAATCTGATCTGATGTCTCCAGATAATGAGGAAACAATGGTAGTTGAACGTGAGATACATGTAAATTACGAGGAGCCAGTTAATATTACTGCCGTGCCAGATACATCTGAACAGTCACTGCATCCTGCAAATCTTGACCATGAACTAGATGCAGTAGGTGTTCTGGCTACCAGTTCTGCAATCCCTGGCAGTAATAGAACACCTCTTTCTTCTACTGGACAGAACCAGCAAATGCTTAAacagacagcagcagcagcattagATGAATGCCTTCTCGACCCTAATCTTGATGAGATTAAG TTTTCAATTCAGGATGAGCGGATTGAATACCATCAAGCTGATGATTACCCAACCATTTATGATCCCACGATAGAATCAGATTCTCTTGTGGGGATTGATCATCGCCAAGGGGATGGCAATCAAACCCTTTGTATTCCACCTAATGGATCCGAATCGCCAACAAGCTCAAACAAAGATGACCAGCAAAGTCCAGTGTCTGTTCTTGAATCTTCCATGGACGCTGAAGATGTTTACTCAGGAGATTTTGAGAAAATTAGCGCAGATCTTCAAG AGCTCAGAATGCAACTTCGGCTTCTCAAGAGGGAGACTACGGATGGTGGAGATGACACTGAGCTTTTTATATTGAGTGACAATGAGACAGCATGTCAGCCTCTTCCTGAAATGGAGGAATCCCATGCTTTTAGGGATGAAGAAGAGAGGGATTTCTCCTACGTGCTTGATATGCTTACTGGTTTGGGCATTCATGCTGCCAACCAGGATGAGCTGCTTGAAAACTGCTACTTACTGGAGTGTCCTGCAGGCGCTGATTTATATGATGAACTTGAAAACAAGTACAGCAGCCTCATTTTATGGCCACCAGCTGAGAGGAAGCTATTGTTTGACATCACAAGTGTTGTTCTCAGGGATATAATCACCTCTCTAATGCAGAGTTGCTCAAAGGGATTGTTGAGGATGTGCTTGCCTGGTTGGGACCATGAAGAGTTTGCTGAGATGGTGTGGCAAAGGGTGGTCCAGCTACGGCAAGAGATGGTGTTTAATCAGGAAAGCCTACTCTTGAGTGTTGAGTGGGCTAGTTCTGAAGACGGTGCCTATCTGGTCGGGAGCGATATTGGTTGTATCTTGCAAGAAGATCTCCTAGAGGAAATCATAGCTGACTTCTTGGGGGTGGCTAAATCCACCAAGCTCTGTGGCTAG
- the LOC117837876 gene encoding uncharacterized protein isoform X2 — protein MASIARGRSRRRESDGSSERNAARSTVTSPDHHGVVPSRKQATCPGILSDSMFAAVNRQSKSRKGSVVPMKMLIDEEFSNDVNARHISPGAVGRLMGLDSLPSSGTHNQHVYTRSHAPKTSPVGFHESIPHRRSADDIIDVFEVMEATKTKMHRSPRSKNGNTSSRSDKTDSADIDFIRQKFIDAKRLSTDESLHMSEEFNETLDALVSNRDVLLEFLQKFDPVVRRDLHKRDSPSSTANCITILKPSRRNQSTATESNFSEQKEVKHSLRKPYPNVSYQSLKEESGSLRQKLSRSGHHENAGNQGCPTRIVVLKPSLEKPHDVEGALPLHHEISHSDYRKHKEYQDVGRWSPYTEDYMCQVPLGDSETLGRMGKGSREIAREITKQMRAVRGGSRKHVVNSETITFASDERSQFLSSVSKHKTPEAIHRSSEICDVWPSSSFNSSPTYSAETSVSKEAKRHLSNRWKKTHQCQDQVTDSDGFSTLGDVLALSDQEASKVATHKMACRKCPKGEVQSDRMQGSCIYPLGISSNDGWRDTAASKLTRSKSLPPSFIRGVQKSNNRKRAGSVRYNEFSMLKDVLKVGPHYSEYACRGRQRQSLGRDSTIHGDESDLMSPDNEETMVVEREIHVNYEEPVNITAVPDTSEQSLHPANLDHELDAVGVLATSSAIPGSNRTPLSSTGQNQQMLKQTAAAALDECLLDPNLDEIKDERIEYHQADDYPTIYDPTIESDSLVGIDHRQGDGNQTLCIPPNGSESPTSSNKDDQQSPVSVLESSMDAEDVYSGDFEKISADLQELRMQLRLLKRETTDGGDDTELFILSDNETACQPLPEMEESHAFRDEEERDFSYVLDMLTGLGIHAANQDELLENCYLLECPAGADLYDELENKYSSLILWPPAERKLLFDITSVVLRDIITSLMQSCSKGLLRMCLPGWDHEEFAEMVWQRVVQLRQEMVFNQESLLLSVEWASSEDGAYLVGSDIGCILQEDLLEEIIADFLGVAKSTKLCG, from the exons GAGTTGTGCCTTCTAGGAAACAAGCAACTTGTCCAGGGATACTATCTGATTCTATG TTTGCTGCGGTTAACAGGCAAAGTAAATCAAGAAAAGGCAGTGTTGTACCAATGAAAATGCTAATAGACGAAGAATTCTCAAATGATGTCAATGCTAGGCACATTTCACCAGGTGCTGTAGGGAGGTTAATGGGTCTTGATTCGCTGCCTTCATCTGGAACCCATAACCAGCATGTATATACCCGAAGTCATGCACCAAAGACTTCACCTGTTGGTTTTCATGAAAGCATTCCACACAGGAGAAGTGCAGATGATATAATTGATGTTTTCGAAGTTATGGAGGCCACAAAAACAAAGATGCACCGGAGCCCAAGATCTAAAAATGGAAATACAAGTTCCAGATCTGACAAGACTGACAGTGCTGATATAGATTTCATAAGGCAGAAATTTATAGATGCCAAGCGTCTTTCTACTGATGAATCCCTTCATATGTCAGAAGAATTTAATGAGACACTTGATGCATTAGTATCTAACAGGGATGTTTTGTTGGAATTTCTTCAAAAATTTGATCCTGTTGTCAGAAGGGACCTGCATAAGCGTGATTCTCCATCCTCTACCGCAAACTGCATAACGATATTGAAGCCATCTCGAAGAAATCAAAGTACTGCCACTGAGAGCAACTTCAGTGAGCAAAAGGAAGTGAAACATTCTTTGAGGAAGCCATATCCTAACGTGTCCTATCAATCCCTAAAAGAAGAGTCTGGTTCATTGAGGCAGAAACTGTCAAGGTCCGGTCACCATGAAAATGCTGGAAATCAAGGCTGTCCCACCCGGATTGTTGTCTTGAAGCCAAGTCTTGAGAAACCCCATGATGTTGAAGGAGCCCTTCCCCTGCATCATGAAATCTCTCATTCTGATTATAGGAAGCACAAAGAATATCAAGATGTTGGTAGATGGAGTCCGTATACTGAAGATTACATGTGTCAGGTGCCCCTTGGAGATTCTGAAACATTAGGCCGTATGGGGAAGGGATCTAGAGAAATTGCTAGGGAGATCACCAAACAAATGAGAGCTGTTAGGGGTGGAAGTAGGAAACATGTTGTCAACTCAGAGACCATAACTTTTGCTTCAGATGAAAGGTCACAGTTCCTGTCATCTGTTTCTAAGCACAAGACTCCAGAGGCAATTCATAGATCTTCTGAGATATGTGATGTTTGGCCTTCTTCCAGCTTCAACTCTTCACCAACATATTCAGCTGAAACATCAGTAAGCAAGGAAGCAAAGAGACACCTCTCTAACAGATGGAAGAAGACCCATCAGTGTCAGGATCAAGTAACTGATAGTGATGGCTTCAGCACACTCGGGGATGTGCTTGCTCTCTCAGATCAGGAAGCATCAAAAGTTGCTACCCACAAAATGGCATGCAGGAAATGTCCCAAGGGAGAAGTTCAGAGTGATAGAATGCAAGGCTCATGCATCTATCCTCTTGGCATCAGCAGCAATGATGGATGGAGAGACACGGCTGCTAGTAAATTGACAAGGTCCAAATCTCTTCCACCATCCTTCATCCGCGGAGTTCAAAAGTCGAACAATAGAAAACGAGCTGGTAGTGTTAGGTATAATGAGTTTTCAATGCTTAAAGATGTTCTGAAGGTGGGACCGCACTATTCTGAGTATGCATGTCGTGGCAGGCAAAGACAATCTCTGGGTAGAGATTCTACAATACATGGTGATGAATCTGATCTGATGTCTCCAGATAATGAGGAAACAATGGTAGTTGAACGTGAGATACATGTAAATTACGAGGAGCCAGTTAATATTACTGCCGTGCCAGATACATCTGAACAGTCACTGCATCCTGCAAATCTTGACCATGAACTAGATGCAGTAGGTGTTCTGGCTACCAGTTCTGCAATCCCTGGCAGTAATAGAACACCTCTTTCTTCTACTGGACAGAACCAGCAAATGCTTAAacagacagcagcagcagcattagATGAATGCCTTCTCGACCCTAATCTTGATGAGATTAAG GATGAGCGGATTGAATACCATCAAGCTGATGATTACCCAACCATTTATGATCCCACGATAGAATCAGATTCTCTTGTGGGGATTGATCATCGCCAAGGGGATGGCAATCAAACCCTTTGTATTCCACCTAATGGATCCGAATCGCCAACAAGCTCAAACAAAGATGACCAGCAAAGTCCAGTGTCTGTTCTTGAATCTTCCATGGACGCTGAAGATGTTTACTCAGGAGATTTTGAGAAAATTAGCGCAGATCTTCAAG AGCTCAGAATGCAACTTCGGCTTCTCAAGAGGGAGACTACGGATGGTGGAGATGACACTGAGCTTTTTATATTGAGTGACAATGAGACAGCATGTCAGCCTCTTCCTGAAATGGAGGAATCCCATGCTTTTAGGGATGAAGAAGAGAGGGATTTCTCCTACGTGCTTGATATGCTTACTGGTTTGGGCATTCATGCTGCCAACCAGGATGAGCTGCTTGAAAACTGCTACTTACTGGAGTGTCCTGCAGGCGCTGATTTATATGATGAACTTGAAAACAAGTACAGCAGCCTCATTTTATGGCCACCAGCTGAGAGGAAGCTATTGTTTGACATCACAAGTGTTGTTCTCAGGGATATAATCACCTCTCTAATGCAGAGTTGCTCAAAGGGATTGTTGAGGATGTGCTTGCCTGGTTGGGACCATGAAGAGTTTGCTGAGATGGTGTGGCAAAGGGTGGTCCAGCTACGGCAAGAGATGGTGTTTAATCAGGAAAGCCTACTCTTGAGTGTTGAGTGGGCTAGTTCTGAAGACGGTGCCTATCTGGTCGGGAGCGATATTGGTTGTATCTTGCAAGAAGATCTCCTAGAGGAAATCATAGCTGACTTCTTGGGGGTGGCTAAATCCACCAAGCTCTGTGGCTAG